One part of the Dysidea avara chromosome 10, odDysAvar1.4, whole genome shotgun sequence genome encodes these proteins:
- the LOC136268341 gene encoding protein SON-like, translating to MHNTMGSRKKHERSKSRKKHEHSRHHKKHKHKKKKSKHHHEVLIEDHDSSDKETTASTQEALEQYDKILLALEEAKQPPEVAKSETSSSVIVVGAEEVVVISSPDEKERSRDGDQQIELKSSREQSPNMASSGEQAMNDQSSMNYHSQSEDQNASCSTFSKDDQSHSKSCQLLSRSHRSRSRGHRQSRGRSWSPGRGHRRSCSRSRQSRSRSHQSHSRSQSRSRSRQSLSKSRQSPGRGHRSHGRGHRSRSRGRHSHNRGRRRSRSRETRHHRNSNRSWSRGRRNHHHRRRNSSSSSNNRSPRRRPRLVIEKVPTPPPQEGTLQSFMTFCQELSKKVQELPEVNFPINEDQQQQAVTAQTYNLGMASKQELVFHNNAWKTATQVVTERTMTSSVAEVFPCSSGTKHQKMEQIPPTDETPVQQETIDITTLSQRRLMLQQQLQANPSDIQAYSSYLQVEQQIAQWSENQRLGQFTGEKKVVTITGKDLHATGRQAWVKKDMFNCLNPVRSDFAVKMMKKMGWMEGTPLGKTGTGHIVPPILNFQVDRKGLVSDIDSIQIAPVHNTIKSTSRYTPSIVKGKHPVSALQELAAKKQWVVSWEEVVVIDKPGFMYKVTVPLGTFQPETTSGTKKQAKFQAAVACLVGIGVLSPEEAKSISSS from the exons atgcacaataCAATGGGCTCTAGAAAGAAACATGAACGTTCGAAGTCTCGTAAAAAGCACGAACACTCTAGGCACCATAAGAAGCACAAACATAAGAAGAAAAAGAGTAAGCATCATCATGAGGTATTAATAGAGGACCATGATAGTAGCGACAAAGAAACGACTGCCTCTACTCAGGAGGCTCTCGAACAATACGATAAAATTTTGTTAGCGTTAGAGGAGGCGAAACAGCCACCCGAAGTTGCCAAAAGCGAAACATCATCTTCAGTGATAGTGGTGGGAGCTGAGGAGGTTGTGGTAATAAGTTCACCAGATGAAAAAGAGCGATCACGTGACGGTGACCAGCAAATTGAACTCAAGTCAAGTAGGGAACAATCACCAAATATGGCTAGTAGTGGAGAGCAGGCTATGAATGATCAATCGTCAATGAATTACCATTCACAAAGTGAAGATCAAAATGCAAGTTGTTCGACATTTAGCAAAGATGATCAGTCACACAGTAAAAGTTGCCAGTTGCTCAGTAGAAGTCATCGGTCAAGAAGCAGAGGTCATCGTCAGTCACGTGGCAGAAGTTGGTCGCCTGGCAGAGGGCATCGTCGGTCATGCAGTAGAAGTCGTCAGTCACGCAGTAGAAGCCATCAGTCACACAGTAGAAGTCAGTCACGCAGTAGAAGTCGTCAGTCACTTAGCAAAAGTCGCCAGTCACCTGGCAGAGGTCATCGATCGCATGGTAGAGGTCATCGGTCTCGTAGCAGAGGTCGTCATTCACATAATAGAGGTCGTCGTCGGTCACGCAGCAGGGAGACAAGACATCATAGAAACTCCAATAGGAGTTGGTCTCGAGGGCGCAGAAATCATCATCATCGGAGAAGAAACAGCAGCAGTAGTAGTAACAATAGAAGTCCAAGAAGAAGGCCCAGACTTGTGATAGAGAAAGTGCCAACACCTCCACCACAGGAAGGAACCTTGCAATCATTCATGACTTTCTGTCAAGAACTATCAAAGAAAGTTCAAGAACTACCTGAGGTTAATTTTCCTATCAACGAGGACCAACAACAGCAGGCAGTCACAGCACAAACCTATAATCTAGGCATGGCTAGTAAACAAG AACTGGTGTTTCATAACAATGCATGGAAGACTGCAACACAAGTGGTTACAGAGAGAACAATGACGTCATCTGTTGCTGAAGTATTTCCTTGCTCTTCGGGTACCAAACATCAGAAAATGGAGCAGATCCCACCAACTGATGAAACACCAGTACAGCAA GAAACCATTGATATTACCACACTTTCCCAGCGACGTTTGATGCTTCAGCAACAACTGCAAGCTAATCCGTCAGATATTCAAGCGTATTCTTCATATTTACAAGTAGAACAACAA ATTGCACAGTGGTCTGAAAACCAAAGACTTGGGCAGTTCACAGGAGAGAAAAAAGTTGTCACTATTACAGGCAAGGACCTTCATGCTACTGGTCGACAGGCCTGGGTGAAGAAG gatatgtTTAATTGTTTGAATCCAGTCAGGAGTGACTTTGCTGTGAAAATGATGAAGAAGATGGGCTGGATGGAAGGTACCCCATTAGGAAAGACAGGCACTGGTCATATTGTGCCACCTATTCTGAATTTTCAGGTGGACAGGAAAG GTTTAGTTTCAGATATTGACAGCATCCAAATAGCTCCAGTACACAACACCATCAAGTCAACCAGTCGATACACTCCATCCATAGTTAAGG GTAAACATCCTGTATCAGCACTGCAAGAACTTGCTGCTAAGAAACAGTGGGTGGTTAGCTGGGAGGAAGTAGTTGTCATTGATAAACCAGGCTTTATGTACAAG GTTACTGTTCCATTGGGAACTTTTCAGCCAGAAACCACCAGTGGTACTAAGAAGCAAGCAAAATTTCAGGCAGCTGTAGCTTGTCTTGTTGGAATTGGAGTGTTATCTCCAGAAGAGGCTAAGTCTATCAGCTCCTCTTAA